A genomic stretch from Corynebacterium kutscheri includes:
- the nrdE gene encoding class 1b ribonucleoside-diphosphate reductase subunit alpha: MTPNLGKTVAEPASREEQLDYHALNALLNLYDEQGNIQFDKDREAANQYFLQHVNQNTVFFHDLEEKIEYLVENRYYDPEILGQYDFAFIKELFKQAYAHKFRFQTFLGAYKYYTSYTLKTFDGRRYLERFEDRVCMVALTLAGGDKQLAQHLVTEIMTGRFQPATPTFLNSGKAQRGEPVSCFLLRIEDNMESIGRSINSALQLSKRGGGVALLLSNLREAGAPIKHIENQSSGVIPVMKLLEDSFSYANQLGARQGAGAVYLNAHHPDILNFLDTKRENADEKIRIKTLSLGVVIPDITFELAKRNDDMYLFSPYDVERVYGKCFADISVTEHYEEMLEDPRIRKKKINAREFFQTLAEIQFESGYPYIMFEDTVNKANPIAGRVNMSNLCSEILQVNTPSVLNDDLTYAEVGEDISCNLGSLNIAMTMDSEDFAQTIETAIRGLTAVSEQTSIKSVPSILKGNQDAHAIGLGQMNLHGYLGRERIHYGSEEGLDFTNAYFAAVLYQCLRASNKLARERGTAFVGFETSEYASGAYFDRFDPAEFAPVTQKVKDIFAASTIYAPSAQDWAELKADVMKYGLYNRYLQAVPPTGSISYINNSTSSIHPIASRIEIRKEGKIGRVYYPAPHMDNSNLEYFKDAYEIGYEAVIDTYAVATKYIDQGLSLTLFFKDTVTTRDINRAQIYAWRKGVKTLYYIRLRQVALEGTEVEGCVSCML, translated from the coding sequence GTGACTCCTAATTTGGGAAAAACTGTGGCAGAACCAGCATCGCGTGAAGAACAGCTGGACTATCATGCTCTGAATGCTTTGCTTAATCTTTATGATGAGCAGGGAAATATTCAGTTTGACAAAGACCGAGAAGCTGCAAATCAATACTTTTTGCAGCATGTCAACCAAAACACCGTTTTCTTCCATGACTTGGAGGAAAAAATTGAGTATCTGGTGGAAAATCGCTACTACGATCCAGAGATTCTAGGCCAGTATGATTTCGCCTTTATCAAAGAATTGTTTAAGCAGGCTTATGCGCATAAGTTCCGATTCCAGACCTTCTTGGGGGCGTATAAGTACTACACCTCATACACGCTCAAAACTTTCGACGGACGCCGCTATCTAGAGCGGTTTGAAGATCGTGTGTGTATGGTTGCGTTAACGCTTGCTGGTGGCGATAAGCAATTGGCACAACATCTCGTTACTGAGATCATGACTGGGCGTTTTCAACCAGCAACCCCGACTTTCTTAAACTCTGGTAAAGCACAGCGTGGGGAACCTGTTTCCTGCTTCCTGCTGCGCATCGAAGATAATATGGAGTCCATCGGTCGTTCGATCAACTCCGCTTTACAATTATCCAAGCGCGGTGGCGGTGTGGCATTGCTCTTGTCTAACTTGCGGGAAGCTGGGGCACCAATCAAGCATATTGAGAATCAATCTTCTGGCGTTATCCCCGTGATGAAGCTATTAGAAGATTCCTTCTCTTATGCCAATCAGCTTGGAGCTCGTCAGGGTGCCGGTGCGGTGTATTTGAATGCACACCACCCAGATATTTTGAACTTCTTGGATACTAAGCGTGAGAATGCGGACGAAAAAATTCGCATTAAGACCTTGTCTTTGGGCGTTGTTATCCCGGATATCACCTTTGAGCTGGCTAAGCGCAATGATGATATGTATCTGTTTAGTCCGTATGACGTTGAGCGGGTCTATGGTAAATGCTTTGCAGATATTTCGGTGACTGAGCATTATGAGGAAATGCTAGAAGATCCACGCATTCGCAAAAAGAAGATCAATGCGCGTGAGTTTTTCCAGACTCTAGCTGAGATTCAATTTGAATCGGGCTACCCGTACATTATGTTCGAAGACACGGTTAATAAGGCTAACCCTATCGCTGGTCGGGTTAATATGAGTAACCTATGTTCGGAAATTTTGCAGGTAAACACCCCAAGTGTGCTTAACGACGACCTTACCTATGCTGAGGTTGGAGAAGATATTTCTTGTAACCTGGGTTCCTTGAATATTGCCATGACAATGGATTCTGAGGATTTTGCTCAAACCATTGAAACAGCTATCCGTGGTTTGACCGCAGTGAGTGAGCAAACATCGATTAAATCTGTGCCTTCTATTCTTAAAGGCAATCAGGATGCTCATGCTATTGGCCTTGGCCAGATGAATCTGCATGGTTATCTAGGCCGGGAACGTATTCATTACGGTTCTGAAGAAGGCTTGGACTTTACTAATGCGTATTTCGCGGCCGTTTTGTATCAGTGCTTGCGAGCTTCGAATAAGCTTGCTCGCGAACGCGGTACTGCCTTTGTTGGATTTGAAACCTCCGAGTATGCCAGTGGTGCATACTTTGATCGTTTTGACCCGGCTGAGTTTGCTCCGGTAACTCAGAAAGTAAAGGATATTTTTGCTGCTAGTACGATCTATGCCCCTAGTGCGCAAGATTGGGCTGAGTTAAAGGCTGATGTTATGAAGTACGGTCTCTATAACCGCTACTTGCAGGCTGTGCCACCGACTGGTTCGATTTCGTATATCAATAATTCTACTTCTTCTATTCATCCGATTGCTTCTCGTATCGAGATTCGTAAAGAAGGCAAGATTGGCCGTGTGTATTACCCGGCACCACATATGGATAACTCCAATTTGGAGTATTTCAAGGATGCCTATGAAATTGGGTATGAAGCAGTTATTGATACCTATGCAGTAGCTACTAAATATATCGATCAGGGCTTGTCACTCACCTTGTTCTTTAAGGACACTGTGACCACTCGTGATATCAACCGTGCCCAAATCTATGCTTGGCGTAAGGGAGTAAAAACCTTGTACTATATCCGTTTGCGTCAGGTGGCACTCGAAGGTACCGAGGTTGAGGGCTGCGTTTCGTGCATGCTGTAA
- a CDS encoding ferritin, giving the protein MSINEKLATALNNQVTAELEAAMVYLQLSYILDDLSLVGMSRWMQKQHEEELEHAAAFSQHLLDRDYTPQIGDIAPPKLDVSSAIDAFEASLAHEQKVTGLIRELADISASVKDYDSRPLIDRFLEEQIEEESSVKEILDRLRMADTGSGILRIDAELGER; this is encoded by the coding sequence ATGAGCATCAATGAAAAGCTAGCTACAGCACTAAACAATCAGGTAACCGCAGAACTCGAAGCCGCAATGGTTTATCTTCAGCTCTCTTATATCCTCGACGATCTCTCCCTAGTAGGTATGAGCCGTTGGATGCAGAAGCAACATGAAGAAGAACTAGAGCACGCTGCCGCTTTCTCTCAGCACCTTCTCGACCGCGATTACACTCCACAGATCGGTGACATCGCTCCACCAAAGCTAGATGTTTCCTCCGCAATCGACGCTTTCGAGGCTTCTCTTGCTCACGAGCAAAAAGTCACTGGCCTTATCCGCGAGCTTGCTGACATCTCCGCTTCGGTTAAAGACTATGACTCCCGCCCACTTATCGATCGTTTCCTAGAGGAGCAGATCGAAGAAGAGTCTTCAGTAAAAGAAATTCTCGATCGTCTCCGCATGGCAGATACCGGATCCGGAATCTTACGTATCGACGCTGAACTCGGCGAGCGCTAA
- the nrdF gene encoding class 1b ribonucleoside-diphosphate reductase subunit beta, producing MSAYDEYLQSHEKPVSAINWNTIPDEKDLEVWDRLTGNFWLPEKVPVSNDIKSWGTLNDLEKQTTMRVFTGLTLLDTIQGTVGAVSMLPDAQTMHEEAVYTNIAFMESVHAKSYSNIFMTLASTKEINEAFRWSEENENLQRKAKIVLSYYEGDDPLKRKVASTLLESFLFYSGFYLPMYWSSHAKLTNTADIIRLIIRDEAVHGYYIGYKYQQGLLAETAERREELKEYTFDLLYDLYENEIQYTEDLYDDLGWTEDVKRFLRYNANKALNNLGYEGLFPADECRVSPAILSALSPNADENHDFFSGSGSSYVIGKAENTTDGDWDF from the coding sequence GTGTCCGCATACGATGAGTATCTGCAATCGCATGAAAAACCAGTCAGCGCAATTAACTGGAACACCATTCCTGATGAAAAAGATCTAGAAGTTTGGGATCGCTTGACCGGTAATTTCTGGTTGCCAGAAAAAGTGCCAGTGTCTAATGATATTAAGAGCTGGGGCACTTTAAATGACCTGGAAAAGCAGACCACTATGCGAGTGTTTACTGGTTTGACTTTGCTTGATACTATCCAGGGCACTGTGGGGGCGGTCTCTATGCTTCCGGATGCGCAGACCATGCATGAAGAAGCAGTGTATACCAATATTGCGTTCATGGAGTCTGTGCATGCAAAGAGTTACTCCAATATCTTTATGACGCTTGCTTCTACTAAAGAAATCAATGAGGCCTTTAGATGGAGTGAAGAAAATGAGAATCTACAGCGTAAAGCAAAGATTGTTCTTTCTTACTATGAAGGTGATGATCCATTAAAGCGCAAAGTGGCTTCTACTTTATTGGAGTCTTTCCTTTTCTACTCTGGTTTTTATTTGCCAATGTACTGGTCAAGCCATGCGAAGCTAACAAATACTGCTGATATTATCCGACTAATCATTCGTGATGAGGCGGTACATGGTTATTACATCGGTTATAAGTATCAGCAAGGTTTGCTTGCTGAAACTGCCGAGCGTCGCGAAGAGTTAAAGGAATATACCTTTGATTTGCTTTATGATCTCTATGAGAATGAAATCCAGTACACCGAGGATCTTTACGACGATTTAGGCTGGACAGAAGACGTTAAGCGGTTCCTTCGTTATAACGCTAATAAAGCACTGAATAATCTTGGTTATGAAGGGCTTTTCCCGGCGGATGAGTGTCGGGTTTCGCCGGCAATTCTTTCTGCTTTGTCACCAAATGCTGATGAAAATCATGACTTCTTCTCGGGATCAGGTTCTTCGTATGTGATTGGTAAGGCTGAGAATACTACTGATGGTGACTGGGATTTCTAG
- the ctaD gene encoding aa3-type cytochrome oxidase subunit I: MTAVAPRQENYSAPTRPAPAGHGRKGSLAWQMLTTTDHKLLGIMYIVMSFIWFFVGGLMALLIRAELFTPGLQFLSNEQFNQLFTLHGTVMLLAFGTPIVWGFANYILPLQIGAPDVAFPRLNAFGFWITQIGIVAMLAGFFTPGGAADFGWTMYLPLADSIHSPGIGSDFWIVGVGATGVGTIASAINMITTLLCLRAPGMTMFRMPIFCWNIFVASIIVLMIFPLLTAAALGVLYDRKLGGHIYDPGNGGAVLWQHLFWFFGHPEVYVLALPFFGIVSEILPVFSRKPMFGYIGLVFATLSIGTLSMAVWAHHMFVTGAILLPFFSFMTFLISVPTGVKFFNWLGTMWRGHITWETPMLWAVGFLVTFLFGGLTGIMLASPPLDFHISESYFLIAHFHYTLFGTLVFASCAGLYYWFPKMTGRMLDERLGKVHFWLTFIGFHGTFLVQHWVGNMGMPRRYADYLETDGFTIYNQISTVFSFLLGMSVIPLIWNVFKSWRYGEIVTVDDPWGYGNSLEWATSCPPPRHNFTAIPRIRSERPAFELHHPHMVERMRREAHVGHHTEPVTKKPE; encoded by the coding sequence ATGACCGCTGTGGCGCCAAGGCAGGAGAATTACTCCGCGCCTACTAGGCCCGCACCCGCTGGGCATGGCCGTAAAGGTTCTTTGGCATGGCAAATGCTGACCACGACCGACCATAAACTACTTGGCATCATGTACATCGTGATGTCATTCATCTGGTTTTTTGTTGGCGGCCTGATGGCTTTGCTTATCCGTGCTGAGCTTTTTACACCTGGGTTGCAATTCTTATCTAACGAGCAATTCAACCAGTTGTTTACTTTGCATGGAACCGTGATGTTGCTGGCATTCGGAACCCCAATTGTATGGGGTTTTGCAAACTACATTCTGCCTTTGCAAATTGGTGCTCCTGATGTTGCCTTCCCACGGTTGAATGCATTTGGTTTCTGGATTACCCAGATCGGTATTGTTGCTATGTTGGCCGGCTTCTTCACTCCTGGTGGCGCTGCCGATTTCGGCTGGACAATGTATCTGCCACTGGCAGATAGCATCCACTCGCCAGGTATTGGCTCTGATTTCTGGATCGTCGGTGTGGGTGCAACTGGCGTGGGTACGATTGCTTCTGCAATTAATATGATTACTACCTTGCTGTGTCTGCGCGCACCAGGTATGACCATGTTCCGCATGCCAATTTTCTGCTGGAACATCTTCGTGGCATCAATTATTGTGCTGATGATCTTCCCATTGCTTACCGCAGCTGCGCTAGGCGTGCTCTATGACCGTAAACTCGGTGGACATATTTATGATCCAGGCAATGGCGGTGCCGTTTTGTGGCAGCATCTCTTCTGGTTCTTCGGGCACCCCGAGGTATATGTTCTGGCGCTACCATTTTTTGGCATCGTATCTGAGATCTTGCCGGTCTTTAGCCGCAAACCAATGTTCGGCTATATCGGTCTGGTTTTTGCTACTTTGTCCATCGGTACTCTTTCCATGGCAGTGTGGGCACACCATATGTTCGTTACCGGCGCTATCTTGCTGCCTTTCTTCTCCTTTATGACCTTCCTCATTTCGGTTCCTACCGGTGTGAAATTCTTTAACTGGTTGGGCACTATGTGGCGTGGACACATCACTTGGGAAACCCCAATGCTATGGGCAGTAGGTTTCTTAGTTACCTTCCTCTTTGGTGGTCTGACCGGCATTATGTTGGCTTCCCCACCATTGGATTTCCACATCTCTGAGTCTTATTTCTTGATCGCACACTTCCACTACACCCTCTTCGGTACCTTGGTATTTGCTTCCTGTGCAGGCTTGTACTACTGGTTCCCTAAGATGACCGGTCGTATGTTGGATGAACGCCTAGGTAAAGTTCACTTCTGGCTTACTTTCATCGGTTTCCACGGTACCTTCCTGGTTCAGCACTGGGTAGGCAATATGGGTATGCCACGTCGTTACGCTGACTATCTAGAAACCGATGGTTTTACCATTTACAACCAGATCTCTACCGTCTTCTCCTTCTTGCTAGGCATGTCGGTTATCCCACTCATTTGGAATGTATTTAAATCCTGGCGTTACGGTGAAATCGTTACTGTGGATGACCCATGGGGTTATGGTAACTCCTTAGAGTGGGCTACCTCCTGCCCACCACCACGGCACAACTTCACTGCTATTCCACGGATTCGTTCGGAACGTCCTGCTTTCGAATTGCACCACCCACACATGGTGGAACGCATGCGCCGAGAAGCACACGTTGGTCACCACACTGAACCAGTGACTAAAAAGCCAGAATAG
- the serB gene encoding phosphoserine phosphatase SerB, protein MTTNLASQPSVTLAKGLFPAVVTISGTDHPGVTAVFFHVLAINDVQVLDVEQSQFRGYLSLAAFVGIDPVRYSELVERLEETMNLHGMSVSVEKQETALSSRPRSTHEIVLLGDPITARDISRIGQTLADYGANIDTIRGIADYPVTGLELKVTVADSTPGGAVPLRKALAGLTQELGIDIAIERAGLLRRSKRLICFDCDSTLITGEVIEMLAAYAGREEEVALVTERAMRGELDFEESLRERVRALAGLDASVIDKVSREIKLTPGARTTIRTLKRLGFKTAVVSGGFIQVLSGLAEELELDYVRANVLEIVDGKLTGRVIGKIVDRVAKAELLAEFAADSGLQMHQTVAVGDGANDIDMISAAGLGVAFNAKPALRDVADTSVNSPFLDEVLHMLGITRQEIETADEQAGELYPRTPLIG, encoded by the coding sequence GTGACCACGAATTTAGCTTCACAGCCTAGTGTAACTTTAGCCAAAGGGCTTTTCCCGGCAGTAGTAACCATCTCCGGTACCGACCATCCTGGAGTAACCGCTGTCTTTTTCCATGTTTTAGCCATAAATGATGTTCAAGTACTGGATGTAGAACAGTCGCAATTTAGAGGATATCTCTCCCTAGCGGCCTTCGTTGGAATTGATCCGGTCCGTTACTCAGAGCTTGTTGAACGACTCGAAGAAACCATGAATTTACATGGGATGAGCGTGAGCGTAGAAAAACAAGAAACCGCTTTATCTTCTCGCCCGCGTTCAACTCATGAAATTGTTCTTTTAGGTGATCCTATTACCGCAAGAGATATTTCGCGTATTGGACAAACCCTTGCCGATTATGGTGCCAATATTGACACTATTCGTGGTATTGCTGATTATCCGGTGACTGGACTGGAGTTAAAAGTAACCGTGGCTGATTCAACTCCTGGTGGAGCAGTACCATTGCGTAAAGCCCTAGCTGGTCTCACCCAAGAACTTGGGATAGATATCGCTATTGAACGTGCTGGTTTACTCCGCAGATCCAAACGGCTTATTTGTTTTGATTGCGATTCCACCTTGATTACTGGTGAAGTTATTGAAATGCTTGCCGCCTATGCCGGACGGGAAGAAGAAGTCGCCTTAGTTACCGAACGGGCTATGCGTGGCGAGTTAGATTTTGAGGAATCGCTACGCGAGCGGGTTAGAGCACTTGCTGGATTAGATGCAAGCGTTATTGATAAGGTTTCCCGTGAAATTAAGCTCACCCCAGGAGCACGCACAACTATTCGCACCTTAAAGCGCTTAGGTTTTAAAACAGCGGTAGTCTCTGGCGGTTTCATTCAAGTTCTTTCTGGACTGGCCGAAGAACTCGAACTAGATTATGTGCGTGCCAATGTTTTAGAAATTGTTGACGGAAAATTAACTGGCCGTGTTATTGGAAAAATCGTCGATAGGGTAGCAAAAGCAGAGCTATTAGCAGAGTTTGCCGCTGATTCTGGTTTACAGATGCATCAAACTGTCGCCGTCGGAGATGGTGCTAACGATATTGATATGATTTCCGCAGCGGGACTAGGGGTTGCTTTTAATGCAAAGCCGGCCTTGCGTGATGTTGCTGATACTTCGGTTAACTCACCTTTCTTGGATGAAGTGCTGCACATGTTAGGTATTACCCGCCAAGAAATTGAGACTGCCGATGAGCAAGCCGGGGAACTATATCCACGCACCCCACTTATTGGATAG
- a CDS encoding aminoacyl-tRNA hydrolase, whose protein sequence is MVANNTRDVADLAAIRCAYDRLVTACAQRSWENDPEDKAIPETIQAMQIAMHVPKNDPPASTDILAATAKAVLAVCLDPRAGTDSAYAQALDMWYRHRIRKVARRARNSAWDNVQPLSGVTATHNEAQARAFVPSAVHRIPAELKKLQIRGTDLALASIAPIDTSCPALIVDRGLGMTAGKTAAQVGHASMLLAAQMSWNDVYAWVQQDFFLNVYELDTADFHTYVQRTDAVVVRDAGFTEVAPNSATVCAIAYP, encoded by the coding sequence ATGGTAGCGAACAATACACGGGATGTAGCTGATCTAGCAGCAATACGTTGTGCTTATGATCGCCTAGTAACAGCATGTGCGCAGCGCTCATGGGAAAATGACCCAGAAGATAAAGCCATTCCAGAAACCATCCAAGCAATGCAGATTGCTATGCATGTTCCTAAAAATGATCCACCGGCAAGCACTGATATACTTGCCGCCACGGCAAAAGCAGTGCTTGCGGTGTGCCTAGATCCACGTGCTGGTACTGATAGTGCATATGCGCAGGCACTGGACATGTGGTATCGCCACCGGATTCGCAAGGTAGCTAGGCGAGCACGCAATTCTGCTTGGGATAATGTACAGCCGTTATCAGGAGTTACCGCAACGCATAATGAAGCACAAGCACGGGCATTTGTTCCTAGCGCAGTGCACCGCATTCCAGCAGAGCTTAAAAAGTTACAAATTCGCGGTACTGATCTTGCTCTAGCCTCGATAGCACCTATTGATACTAGTTGTCCAGCACTTATTGTAGATCGTGGCTTGGGTATGACTGCCGGAAAAACCGCCGCTCAAGTGGGCCATGCTTCAATGCTATTGGCGGCGCAAATGAGTTGGAATGATGTATACGCTTGGGTGCAGCAAGATTTCTTTCTTAATGTGTATGAGCTTGATACCGCCGATTTCCATACTTATGTTCAGCGCACTGATGCGGTGGTTGTCCGGGATGCTGGTTTTACCGAGGTCGCGCCCAATTCGGCAACAGTATGTGCTATTGCTTATCCCTGA
- a CDS encoding ATP-dependent DNA helicase: MSTDAPLSHSTTELLAAAVKSLGGATRTNQVRMAKAVTHAIEAKRHLAVQAGTGTGKSLAYLVPAIRHAQASDSTVIVSTATLALQRQLIERDLPRLAQALTPVVSRPPTFAIMKGRANYLCLNKLGISTRWDNEEQLPIDEETISSLGAHIKRVYQWAEKTSTGDRDDLVPGVPDNAWRQVSVNAQECIGASRCPHGEDCFAEQTRRKAREVDIVVTNHALLAIDALSEVNVLPEHDVVVVDEAHELDGRITAVSTNEIGLLTLKMSATRAKKLQASKRDERLVEIAQEWEDSMEAVDEGRLTHLPEQLATQLIALRDALWSLKNEVSSAPEGEEANDPERFAERRSLSNHLSDQHDSIVRILEVFKETDPTKQTDVVWLSKNERQGLHLKVAPLSIAGLLHTHLFQENTVILTSATLSIGGNFTALAASWGLHKGSWESLDVGMPFDPKKSGILYTPTHIPIPGRDGLAKETLTEMYELIMASGGRTLGLFSSRRAALQAKEELGSRLPFDVYCQGDDAIGTLIENFSKNENSCLFGTLTLWQGVDVPGSACSLVIMDKIPFPRPDDPLLQARKEAADAQGRNGFMEVAATHAALLMAQGAGRLLRQTTDKGVVAVMDKRLVEKRYGTFLLNSMPDFWRTTDPRVVTAALKRLVQG, encoded by the coding sequence ATGAGCACTGATGCCCCGCTTAGTCATAGCACCACTGAATTACTTGCTGCAGCGGTAAAATCTTTGGGCGGGGCAACCCGCACCAATCAGGTGAGGATGGCAAAAGCGGTAACTCACGCTATAGAAGCTAAACGCCACCTGGCGGTGCAAGCAGGTACTGGTACTGGTAAATCTTTGGCGTATCTAGTTCCAGCTATTCGTCATGCTCAGGCCAGCGATTCCACAGTGATTGTTTCTACGGCTACTCTTGCGCTCCAACGTCAGCTTATTGAACGTGATCTGCCACGCCTAGCACAAGCATTAACGCCTGTGGTTAGTCGCCCACCAACCTTTGCCATTATGAAAGGCCGCGCCAATTATCTCTGCTTAAATAAACTTGGGATAAGTACCCGGTGGGATAATGAGGAGCAATTGCCTATCGACGAAGAGACCATCTCTTCGCTCGGTGCACATATCAAACGGGTATATCAATGGGCTGAAAAAACTTCTACCGGTGATAGAGATGACCTGGTACCAGGTGTTCCTGATAATGCTTGGCGGCAGGTCAGTGTCAATGCACAAGAATGTATTGGCGCTAGTCGTTGTCCTCATGGTGAGGATTGCTTTGCCGAGCAGACGCGAAGAAAAGCACGCGAAGTAGACATTGTGGTAACAAATCATGCACTTTTGGCCATCGATGCCTTATCTGAGGTCAATGTACTTCCGGAACATGATGTTGTAGTCGTCGATGAAGCGCATGAATTAGATGGACGGATTACTGCGGTCTCCACCAATGAAATTGGCTTATTAACATTAAAAATGTCGGCCACTCGTGCGAAAAAGCTTCAAGCGTCGAAACGCGATGAACGCCTCGTTGAGATTGCACAGGAGTGGGAAGACTCCATGGAGGCAGTCGATGAAGGGCGTCTGACTCATTTACCAGAGCAATTGGCCACCCAGCTTATTGCGCTGCGCGATGCATTATGGAGTCTAAAAAACGAGGTGTCTAGTGCACCTGAGGGTGAAGAGGCTAATGATCCCGAGCGTTTCGCTGAGCGACGTAGTTTGAGCAATCATCTCAGTGATCAGCATGACTCTATTGTGCGGATCCTGGAAGTTTTTAAAGAAACTGATCCCACCAAACAAACTGATGTGGTGTGGTTATCAAAAAATGAACGACAAGGGCTGCATCTTAAAGTCGCACCCCTTTCTATTGCTGGACTATTGCATACTCACCTTTTCCAAGAAAATACGGTGATTTTGACCTCTGCGACGTTAAGTATCGGAGGCAATTTTACTGCCTTGGCCGCTAGTTGGGGGCTACACAAAGGAAGCTGGGAGAGCCTTGATGTGGGAATGCCTTTTGATCCTAAAAAATCTGGCATTCTTTATACTCCCACTCATATTCCGATTCCTGGTCGTGATGGTTTAGCTAAAGAAACCCTCACCGAAATGTATGAGCTCATTATGGCTTCCGGTGGACGTACCCTCGGCTTATTTTCTTCTCGACGCGCAGCTTTACAGGCCAAAGAAGAACTTGGTTCGCGATTGCCTTTCGACGTTTATTGTCAAGGCGATGATGCTATTGGCACGCTCATTGAGAACTTTTCCAAAAATGAAAACTCTTGTCTTTTTGGCACGCTCACCTTATGGCAAGGAGTTGATGTGCCCGGTTCTGCATGTTCATTGGTAATTATGGATAAAATTCCATTCCCTCGTCCCGATGATCCGTTACTCCAAGCGAGAAAAGAAGCTGCTGACGCTCAAGGACGTAATGGTTTCATGGAGGTGGCAGCGACTCATGCAGCATTACTCATGGCACAAGGTGCTGGGCGTTTACTGCGTCAAACCACCGATAAGGGGGTGGTCGCAGTCATGGATAAACGGCTCGTCGAAAAGCGCTATGGTACTTTTTTACTTAACTCGATGCCAGACTTTTGGCGCACCACTGATCCACGAGTAGTTACTGCTGCGCTCAAGCGGCTAGTTCAGGGATAA
- a CDS encoding nicotinate phosphoribosyltransferase, protein MNTTRAFASTALLTDMYELTMLQSALADGTANRQCSFEVFSRRLPNERRYGIVAGTGRVLEAVENFVFSEEQLAILDFLNEDTKNYLRSYRFRGHIDGYREGELYFPHSPILTVRGTFAECVILETLILSIMNADSAIASAAARMVTAADGRPLIEMGSRRTHEMSAVTAARAAYLAGFSGTSNMEAMFRYGIPGSGTAAHAWTLLHVNDDGSANEEAAFRSQVTTWGVDTTLLVDTYDIANGVKTAVEVAGTQLGAVRIDSGDLGPMTRQVRQQLDELGAYNTRIVVSSDLDEYAIAGLRGDPVDAFGVGTSVVTGSGAPTASMVYKLVEVDGHPVAKRSRNKDSIGGTKRAIRTHRATGTAVEEIIFPFAEEAPHSGTLESRALTVELMRDGKIVPNLPTLHESREYLAQQLVTLPWEGLALGKGEPAISTRFLNFQRSF, encoded by the coding sequence ATGAATACCACTCGTGCATTTGCCTCCACGGCATTATTGACCGACATGTATGAACTCACCATGTTGCAATCTGCACTTGCCGATGGCACTGCCAACCGCCAATGCAGCTTTGAAGTTTTTTCCCGTCGGCTACCTAATGAACGCCGTTATGGCATTGTTGCCGGTACTGGGCGAGTACTTGAAGCCGTCGAAAATTTTGTGTTTAGCGAAGAACAACTCGCCATTCTTGATTTCCTTAATGAAGATACCAAGAATTATCTGCGTTCTTATCGTTTCCGCGGCCATATTGACGGCTATCGGGAAGGTGAACTCTATTTCCCGCACTCTCCTATTCTGACTGTGCGGGGTACTTTCGCCGAATGCGTTATTTTAGAAACGCTTATTTTATCAATTATGAATGCCGACTCGGCTATTGCTTCTGCAGCAGCCCGCATGGTTACCGCAGCTGATGGTCGTCCCCTGATCGAAATGGGTTCGAGGCGCACACATGAAATGTCAGCTGTTACAGCAGCACGTGCTGCTTATCTGGCAGGTTTTAGTGGTACCTCAAATATGGAGGCCATGTTTCGTTATGGCATTCCAGGTTCTGGTACTGCGGCACATGCTTGGACACTACTGCATGTCAATGATGACGGTTCGGCGAATGAGGAAGCAGCTTTCCGTTCGCAGGTAACAACCTGGGGCGTGGATACTACATTATTGGTTGATACTTATGACATCGCCAATGGGGTAAAGACAGCAGTAGAGGTAGCCGGTACTCAATTAGGGGCAGTGCGTATTGATTCTGGTGATTTAGGACCAATGACTCGACAAGTACGCCAGCAACTCGACGAACTAGGTGCATACAATACTCGTATTGTGGTCAGTTCCGATCTCGATGAATATGCCATCGCTGGTTTACGAGGTGATCCAGTAGACGCATTTGGGGTAGGCACGTCAGTAGTTACCGGTTCTGGTGCCCCTACTGCTTCTATGGTGTACAAATTAGTTGAGGTTGATGGCCATCCAGTGGCTAAACGATCCCGGAATAAGGATTCCATTGGTGGTACCAAGCGAGCTATTCGTACCCACCGGGCTACTGGCACAGCGGTCGAAGAAATTATTTTCCCCTTTGCCGAAGAAGCACCACATAGTGGGACGCTAGAATCGCGTGCACTTACTGTTGAGCTCATGCGTGATGGCAAGATTGTTCCAAACCTACCTACCTTGCATGAATCTCGGGAGTATCTTGCTCAACAACTTGTTACCTTGCCTTGGGAGGGACTTGCTTTAGGCAAGGGGGAGCCAGCAATTAGTACCCGTTTTCTGAATTTTCAACGTTCTTTCTAA